Proteins from a single region of Desulfobacter postgatei 2ac9:
- a CDS encoding aspartate aminotransferase family protein — translation MTSMRKIHNYRGFSTESDNSIFKLENNFGAHHYTRINLVIRRAEGCWLTDDKGNKYLDCLAAYSAANPGHHHPTITNALINALTGNYASVISNVVFTDPLGIFLSECASFAPQLGPRFGAHGNKVLAKNGGVESVETSIKAMRYYGFKQKGIEDGKQEIIVFDRNFHGRTLSVVSFSSNKKYREGFGPLTPGFVSVPFGDLDAVEKAVTPNTCGILVEPLQGEGGMIIPPRGFLKGLRALADEKDLFLVCDEIQVGLGRAGKRFCFEHESIVPDGLILGKALSGGLVPLSVFMTNAEIMDMIFSKGSDGSTFGGYPLACVAGIAALKVFQEEKLDEQSAQKGARLKKRIEDIGKRSPYVKEVRGLGLFIGIEVKDNNAMEFCRKLMKEGVVVNDSHGHTIRISPPLVINDEEMDFMVERLERVLVP, via the coding sequence ATGACAAGTATGAGGAAAATACATAATTACAGGGGGTTCTCCACGGAATCAGACAATTCCATCTTTAAGCTGGAAAACAACTTCGGCGCCCATCACTATACCAGGATAAATCTGGTGATCAGACGCGCCGAAGGCTGCTGGCTCACCGACGATAAGGGAAACAAATACCTGGACTGCCTGGCCGCCTACTCGGCTGCCAACCCGGGGCACCATCATCCCACGATTACCAATGCCCTGATCAACGCGCTGACCGGCAATTATGCATCGGTTATCTCCAACGTGGTTTTCACTGACCCTTTGGGCATATTTCTTTCCGAATGTGCCTCCTTTGCCCCTCAGCTTGGCCCCAGATTCGGTGCGCACGGCAACAAGGTCCTGGCCAAAAACGGTGGTGTGGAATCGGTTGAAACATCAATAAAAGCCATGCGCTACTATGGATTCAAACAAAAAGGAATTGAAGACGGCAAGCAGGAAATCATTGTGTTTGACAGAAATTTCCATGGCCGTACCCTTTCTGTGGTCTCCTTTTCTTCCAACAAAAAATACCGTGAAGGATTCGGTCCTTTAACACCGGGCTTTGTCTCTGTGCCCTTTGGGGATCTGGACGCGGTTGAAAAAGCGGTCACCCCCAACACCTGCGGTATTCTTGTGGAACCCCTTCAGGGTGAAGGCGGTATGATTATCCCGCCCAGGGGTTTTCTCAAAGGATTGAGGGCCCTGGCTGATGAAAAAGACCTGTTCCTGGTCTGTGACGAAATCCAGGTAGGATTGGGTCGTGCCGGCAAACGGTTTTGCTTTGAGCACGAAAGCATTGTGCCCGACGGCTTAATTCTGGGCAAGGCCCTTTCCGGGGGACTGGTGCCCTTGTCCGTCTTCATGACCAACGCCGAAATTATGGATATGATTTTTTCCAAGGGGTCTGACGGTTCCACATTCGGTGGCTACCCCCTGGCCTGTGTGGCCGGTATCGCAGCCCTGAAGGTATTTCAGGAAGAAAAACTGGATGAACAGTCCGCACAAAAGGGTGCCCGTTTAAAGAAACGCATTGAAGATATCGGCAAACGTTCTCCCTATGTCAAAGAGGTGCGGGGGTTGGGTCTTTTCATCGGCATTGAAGTTAAAGACAACAATGCCATGGAGTTCTGCCGCAAACTGATGAAGGAAGGAGTTGTTGTGAATGACAGCCACGGTCACACCATTCGTATTTCTCCGCCCCTGGTCATCAATGACGAGGAGATGGATTTCATGGTGGAACGTCTGGAGCGGGTTTTGGTTCCATAG
- the istA gene encoding IS21 family transposase produces the protein MQSEKDFGIAAMKAGMDEKTARKYREIGKLPSELQQEHDWRTRKDPFEEAWDSIKEMLSINPGLEAKTIFEDMQRKQPGRFADGQLRTLQRRIKHWRATEGPGKEIFFAQIHKPGELCQSDFTHMDKLGVTIGGVPFDHMIYHFVLTFSNWETGSICFSESFESLSHGLQNALWNLGGVPHRHRTDCLATAVNKETHPEEFTRRYQDLMDHYGLTPCKTNPSSPNENGDVEQRNYRFKKAVDQSLLLKGHRNFKDREEYECFLSKLFGQLNAGRKDRLSKELEILHRLPKTRIDSCKKLDLKVGPGCTIRVNHNVYSVNSRLIGEKIQVRLYMEYLEIWYGQKKVDTLPRLRGEGKYKVNYRHIIDSLVRKPGAFENYRYRNDMFPTSRFRIAYDYLKERYTVQSAASRYLKILYLAAKDSEVAVDNALTILINEGHEISKDAVQRLMKSNAPVAGPDDIHIPAIDLSSYDQLLKMVEA, from the coding sequence ATTCAATCTGAGAAGGATTTCGGGATCGCAGCAATGAAAGCAGGTATGGATGAGAAGACGGCTCGAAAGTACCGTGAAATTGGTAAATTACCAAGCGAGCTTCAACAGGAGCACGACTGGCGTACACGTAAAGATCCGTTTGAAGAGGCATGGGATAGTATCAAAGAAATGTTATCAATAAATCCGGGGTTGGAAGCCAAAACCATTTTTGAGGATATGCAGCGCAAACAGCCCGGCCGATTTGCCGATGGTCAATTAAGGACTCTGCAGCGACGGATCAAGCATTGGCGGGCCACAGAAGGTCCAGGCAAAGAAATATTCTTTGCACAAATACATAAACCAGGCGAACTATGCCAGTCTGACTTCACGCATATGGATAAGCTGGGTGTCACCATAGGCGGCGTTCCCTTTGATCACATGATCTATCATTTTGTTTTAACCTTTTCTAACTGGGAAACCGGGAGCATATGTTTTTCTGAAAGTTTTGAAAGCCTGAGCCATGGCCTGCAAAATGCCTTATGGAACTTGGGCGGTGTTCCCCATCGTCACCGTACAGATTGTTTGGCGACGGCTGTTAACAAGGAGACCCATCCGGAAGAGTTCACCCGCAGGTATCAGGATCTTATGGACCATTACGGTCTGACACCTTGCAAAACGAACCCATCCAGTCCCAATGAAAATGGTGATGTGGAGCAGCGCAATTATCGATTTAAAAAGGCTGTTGACCAGTCCCTTCTGTTAAAAGGCCACCGGAATTTTAAAGACCGGGAGGAATATGAGTGTTTTCTGTCCAAACTGTTTGGCCAACTGAATGCCGGGCGAAAAGACCGCCTATCAAAAGAACTTGAAATTTTGCATCGGCTACCCAAAACCCGAATCGACTCATGTAAAAAATTGGATCTCAAAGTCGGTCCCGGCTGTACCATACGAGTTAATCACAACGTATACTCAGTGAACAGCAGGCTTATAGGAGAAAAAATACAGGTCCGCCTTTACATGGAATACCTGGAAATCTGGTACGGGCAAAAAAAGGTCGATACCTTGCCGCGGTTACGGGGGGAAGGGAAGTACAAAGTCAATTACCGGCATATCATTGACAGTTTGGTCAGAAAACCGGGGGCGTTTGAAAATTATCGATATCGTAATGACATGTTCCCCACCAGCCGTTTTCGGATCGCGTATGATTACTTAAAAGAGCGCTATACCGTTCAAAGCGCTGCGTCAAGATATCTGAAGATTCTATACCTTGCCGCAAAAGACAGTGAAGTGGCTGTAGACAATGCCTTGACGATTTTAATTAATGAAGGCCATGAGATCAGCAAAGATGCGGTCCAGCGGCTTATGAAATCTAATGCCCCTGTTGCCGGGCCGGATGATATCCATATCCCGGCCATTGATTTAAGCAGTTATGACCAACTTCTCAAAATGGTGGAGGCATGA
- the istB gene encoding IS21-like element helper ATPase IstB, whose product MMSDRDQIVNHLKSLHMPTMRRSYEEMADQARAESWGYEHYLLQLLNLECEGRWQNRIARNLRASRLPPSKTFENFDKKRLPIKVANHLNVLIDGSFLNQSENILAFGNPGSGKTHLLCAIGHELIAQGKQVLFIPCSHLVQDLLIAKRELELTKKLKSLSRFDAVIIDDIGYVQQSREEMEVLFTFLADRYEQGSLMITSNLPFSKWEQIFKDPMTTAAAIDRLVHHSIIFELNVESYRMEQAKKEAESC is encoded by the coding sequence ATGATGAGCGACAGAGACCAGATTGTAAACCATCTTAAAAGTCTGCACATGCCGACCATGCGCCGCAGCTATGAAGAAATGGCAGATCAGGCCCGGGCTGAGTCATGGGGGTATGAGCACTATCTTTTGCAGTTGCTGAATCTTGAATGTGAAGGGCGCTGGCAAAACCGGATAGCACGGAACCTGAGGGCATCCAGGCTGCCACCCTCGAAAACCTTTGAGAATTTTGATAAAAAGCGTCTTCCCATAAAGGTCGCTAATCATTTGAATGTACTGATCGACGGCTCTTTTTTAAATCAATCTGAAAACATTTTGGCCTTTGGAAATCCTGGAAGCGGGAAAACCCATCTGTTATGTGCCATTGGTCATGAATTGATTGCACAAGGAAAACAGGTCCTTTTCATCCCATGCAGCCATCTTGTCCAGGATCTGCTGATCGCCAAAAGGGAACTTGAGTTGACAAAAAAGCTCAAAAGTCTTTCCAGATTTGATGCCGTGATTATCGATGATATCGGATATGTCCAGCAAAGCCGGGAAGAGATGGAAGTTCTGTTCACCTTCCTGGCAGATCGGTATGAACAAGGCAGCCTGATGATCACCAGCAATCTTCCCTTTTCTAAATGGGAACAGATTTTTAAGGACCCTATGACAACTGCTGCGGCTATTGACAGGCTTGTTCACCACAGCATTATCTTCGAATTGAATGTTGAAAGCTATCGTATGGAGCAGGCCAAAAAGGAGGCAGAATCATGTTAG